The following proteins come from a genomic window of Saccharomyces mikatae IFO 1815 strain IFO1815 genome assembly, chromosome: 7:
- the KAP122 gene encoding Kap122p (similar to Saccharomyces cerevisiae KAP122 (YGL016W); ancestral locus Anc_4.105), protein MSSIHEVVALIEELYSPHPKHDVNQIQQSLQSIQRSEQGFHLANELLSDDKYSANVKYFGALTLTVQLNTRGENDYETLWNVFKSNLLYLTKFSTLYVSDSNMYGQSLIIIKKLMSNLSLIFTKVNDPQLNSTGNENMIKQWNNPINTLIQLMSLQDQNIHADQLLLDSINCTLTYEQLSQFAGLSQKHNELVLTFTEIIVEDLTKFQTKRHSMSQIHELVHEHLYISTMALINLNLTAQSLFNPTVFDCITAWINYISLTRSVSPSGRMDLSEIFQNLIDLMYQSTEGSDGYENAEKILTIFGNVFANDPLLMSYDLRQQIECIFLGVVRPDFGITDTSNGNSWMLQYMNYLVTNDFFSELKELTICIVDFLQINTLSVCNKLFTNIQATDNAQVQDKFIQDYIKVLLQLTNFPLTPVLQEFFSVKMVDFWLDLSDAYSNLASETLRPNSIELSTQIFQQLINIYLPKISLSVKQKIIEEDGESTSMNEFDDFRNAVSDLAQSLWSILGNDNLTNVLINGMGQMPAAGDDTLLIKDSDVLFRIETMCFVLNTILMDMTLSESPWIKNIVGSNKFFNQNVISVFQTGFQTNAGTKVGQILKLDIVRTSTTLIGTLAGYFKQEPFQLNPYVETLFQVLHTCTNFTSKNEQEKISNDKLEVMAIKTVSTLCETCREELTPYLVHFISFLNAVIRPDSNVSHFTRTKLVRSIGYVVQCQVANGPEEQAKYILQLIDLLNGSIEQCLASSVQLQEQQDYINCLLCCTSELATSLIQPTEIIENDALLQRLPDFQNFWSADPFQIRSKILSTIDKVLDNPIYGKNSAFVEIGCLIVGKGLNLPDEEPFFLKYNMSDVMKFVLRHVPNCEFSTSLPYFVYLLEKLISEFKTELSSQEFDFMFEKILLAYYDPYIINDPDLLQMTIGFVNTVLDVKPGLAIGSKHWTSFLLPHLLKLLPSKEKFTIVAVAKFWTKLINNKKYNQEELTIVRQQISSIGQELVYQIMYGLFHTQRSDLNSYTDLLRALVAKFPIEAREWLVAVLPQICSNPAGHEKFINKLLITRGSRAAGNVILQWWLDCTTLPNYQS, encoded by the coding sequence ATGAGCTCCATTCACGAGGTTGTGGCTCTTATTGAAGAACTGTACTCTCCTCATCCAAAACACGACGTTAATCAGATTCAACAGAGTTTACAGTCAATCCAGAGATCAGAGCAAGGCTTCCACCTTGCTAATGAGCTGCTATCTGATGATAAGTACTCTGCCAACGTCAAGTACTTCGGTGCGCTGACTTTAACTGTGCAACTAAACACACGGGGTGAAAACGATTATGAAACTTTATGGAATGTCTTCAAATCAAATTTATTGTACTTAACAAAATTCAGTACATTATATGTTTCAGACTCTAATATGTACGGGCAGTCTCTAATTATAATTAAAAAGTTGATGTCAAACTTGTCATTGATCTTCACTAAGGTCAACGATCCGCAGCTTAATAGTACTGGTAATGAGAATATGATTAAGCAATGGAACAATCCAATAAATACATTAATTCAACTCATGTCGCTTCAAgatcaaaatattcatgCAGACCAGCTATTGCTTGATTCGATCAACTGTACCTTGACATATGAGCAACTGTCTCAATTCGCTGGCCTTTCTCAGAAACACAATGAACTAGTATTGACGTTTACGGAAATTATTGTGGAAGATTTGACGAagtttcaaacaaaaaggCATTCAATGTCTCAAATCCACGAATTAGTACATGAGCACCTATATATATCGACTATGGCTTTGATCAACTTAAATTTGACTGCGCAAAGTCTTTTCAATCCTACGGTATTTGATTGTATTACTGCTTGGATTAATTATATTTCATTAACCAGAAGTGTATCTCCAAGTGGTAGAATGGATCTATCGGAAATCTTTCAGAACCTGATTGATTTGATGTATCAATCTACTGAGGGTTCAGATGGTTATGAGAATGCCGAAAAGATTTTAACAATATTTGGTAATGTCTTTGCCAATGATCCATTGTTAATGAGTTATGACTTGAGACAACAAATTGAGTGCATTTTTTTAGGTGTAGTAAGACCTGATTTTGGTATAACCGACACATCAAATGGAAACTCTTGGATGCTACAATATATGAATTATTTAGTTAccaatgattttttttctgaattGAAGGAATTGACCATTTGTATCGTGGACTTCTTGCAAATTAACACTTTAAGCGTTTGTAACAAACTATTCACTAACATTCAAGCAACAGATAATGCTCAGGTTCAAGATAAATTCATTCAAGACTACATTAAAGTACTTTTGCAACTAACCAACTTTCCTTTGACGCCTGTCTTACAAGAATTCTTTTCCGTAAAAATGGTCGATTTTTGGTTGGATTTATCAGACGCCTATTCTAATTTAGCTAGCGAAACTTTAAGGCCAAATTCTATTGAATTGTCTAcacaaatttttcagcaaTTAATCAATATTTACTTACCTAAAATATCTTTGAGCgttaaacaaaaaataattgaagaagatggtgAGAGTACTTCTATGAacgaatttgatgattttagaAACGCCGTTAGTGATCTTGCTCAATCTCTTTGGTCTATTTTGGGGAACGATAATTTAACGAATGTTCTTATTAATGGTATGGGCCAAATGCCCGCTGCTGGTGATGACACTCTTCTCATCAAGGATTCTGATGTTTTGTTCCGGATTGAAACCATGTGCTTTGTATTGAATACTATATTAATGGATATGACACTATCGGAGAGCCCAtggataaaaaatattgttggttccaataaatttttcaatcaaaACGTCATATCCGTCTTTCAAACTGGTTTTCAAACTAATGCCGGTACAAAAGTAGGtcaaattttgaagctTGACATTGTAAGAACAAGCACTACGTTAATTGGTACTTTAGCTGGATATTTTAAACAGGAACCATTTCAATTAAACCCATATGTAGAAACTTTATTTCAAGTTTTGCATACTTGCACTAATTTTACCAGTAAAAACgagcaagaaaagatttcaaaCGACAAACTTGAAGTTATGGCGATCAAGACAGTCTCAACACTATGTGAAACATGCCGTGAGGAGTTGACTCCATATTTGGTGCATTTCATAAGCTTCTTAAACGCTGTCATTAGGCCAGATTCTAATGTTTCTCATTTTACTAGAACCAAGTTAGTCAGATCGATAGGGTATGTCGTTCAATGTCAAGTTGCTAATGGTCCAGAAGAGCAGGCCAAGTATATTCTACAATTGATAGATTTACTAAATGGATCAATAGAGCAGTGTTTGGCTTCATCAGTACAGTTACAGGAGCAACAAGATTACATCAATTGTCTATTATGTTGCACATCTGAGTTGGCAACCAGTTTGATACAACCTACagaaattattgaaaacgATGCGCTATTACAAAGACTACCtgactttcaaaatttctgGTCCGCCGATCCGTTTCAAATTCGATCGAAAATTTTATCCACCATTGATAAGGTGTTGGATAATCCAATATACGGTAAAAATTCTGCGTTTGTGGAGATCGGTTGTTTGATTGTTGGCAAAGGATTAAATTTGCCTGACGAGGAACCTTTTTTCCTCAAATACAATATGTCTGATGTTATGAAATTTGTTTTGAGGCACGTCCCCAACTGTGAATTTTCTACCTCGTTGCCTTATTTCGTTTATCTATTAGAAAAGCTTATTTCAGAATTTAAGACTGAATTATCATCTCAGGAATTTGATTTCATGTTCGAAAAGATCCTTCTCGCCTATTATGATCCGTATATTATTAATGATCCAGACCTTTTACAAATGACAATAGGTTTTGTTAATACCGTTTTGGATGTGAAGCCTGGTTTGGCTATTGGTAGTAAACATTGGACTTCATTTCTGTTACCTCATCTTCTGAAGCTACTAccatcaaaagaaaaatttaccaTTGTTGCAGTGGCAAAATTTTGGACCAAGCTGATTAATAACAAGAAATACAATCAAGAGGAACTTACGATTGTCAGGCAGCAAATTTCCTCTATAGGACAAGAGCTTGTATACCAAATTATGTATGGTTTATTCCACACGCAAAGGTCGGATTTGAATAGTTACACGGATTTGCTAAGAGCTTTGGTAGCCAAATTCCCGATTGAAGCCAGGGAGTGGCTAGTTGCCGTTTTGCCCCAAATATGTAGCAACCCTGCTGGCcatgaaaaattcattaataAATTACTTATAACGAGGGGAAGCAGAGCAGCTGGAAATGTTATTTTGCAATGGTGGCTGGATTGTACTACACTTCCAAACTATCAATCATGA
- the PUF4 gene encoding Puf4p (similar to Saccharomyces cerevisiae PUF4 (YGL014W); ancestral locus Anc_4.114) — translation MSTKDLNEESDDVPSVDPVVSETVSSALEQLQLDDPEENATPNTFPNEVSQNPQFSNGLPSQMLPHPQMMGGMGFMPYSQMIQVPHNPGPFFPPPDFNDPSAPLSNSPLNAGGPPVLFKNDSLPFQMISSGAAAAEPSGQNLNPLINDSSMKVLPISSADPLWIPSNVPGSASVAIEETTTTLQESLPPRGTQSNNKSSSFRRQTFHALSPTDLINAANNVTLSKNFQSDMQNFSKANKPSVGANNTAKSRTQSISFDNTPSSTSFIPSTNSVSDKLSDFKIEETSKEDLIGKTTSVKNESSPTTYAAAYPYGGPLLQPNPIMPGHPHNISSPIYGIRSPFPNYEIGAQLQPFSPILNHASHSLNGNSPIPLTHSPIHLGPGLNPNPHSVGFTDIKDDSGKPTTDNDKIGSNVRMDSINPNMGPSIQPFHILPPQQNTPPPPPWLYGTPPPFNTMIPPHLLTQNHLSLMNNAGNKHHSRNNMPNHNNNDNGGNFNYYNKDTNRSNVGKMKNMKSGYTGYYGNNNNNSNNNNSNNNKNNSINNSGANSNNMEKQRKIDDSSRFADAALDQYIGNIHSLCKDQHGCRFLQKQLDILGGKAADAIFEETKDFTVELMTDSFGNYLIQRLLEEVTTEQRIVLTKISSPHFVEISLNPHGTRALQKLIECIKTDEEAQIIVESLRPYTVQLSKDLNGNHVIQKCLQKLKPQNFQFIFDAISDSCIDIATHRHGCCVLQRCLDHGTREQCDILCDKLLALVDKLTLDPFGNYVVQYIITKESEKNKYDYTHKIVHLLKPKAIELSIHKFGSNVIEKILKTPIVSEPMILEILNNGGEAGIQSLLNDSYGNYVLQTALDISHKQNDYLYKRLSEIVAPLLVGPIRNTPHGKRIIGMLHLDS, via the coding sequence ATGTCCACaaaagatttgaatgaagaaagtgatgACGTACCATCAGTAGACCCTGTCGTTTCAGAAACAGTCAGTTCTGCTTTAGAACAATTGCAACTGGATGAtccagaagaaaatgctaCCCCCAACACATTTCCGAATGAGGTCTCACAAAATCCTCAATTTTCTAACGGTTTACCATCTCAAATGTTGCCACATCCGCAAATGATGGGTGGAATGGGCTTTATGCCTTATTCTCAAATGATTCAGGTCCCTCATAACCCTGGTCCATTTTTTCCGCCTCCTGATTTCAATGATCCATCAGCTCCATTGAGTAACTCGCCTTTGAACGCAGGTGGTCCTCCAGTGTTGTTTAAAAATGActctcttccttttcaaatgatCTCTTCCGGTGCCGCGGCAGCAGAACCAAGTGGACAGAACTTGAATCCATTGATTAATGACAGTTCAATGAAGGTATTACCTATCTCCTCAGCTGATCCGTTATGGATTCCTTCAAATGTTCCAGGATCTGCATCTGTCGCCATTGAAGAAACCACCACTACTCTACAGGAAAGCTTGCCACCCAGGGGTACGCAATCCAATAATAAGTCTAGTTCGTTTAGAAGGCAAACTTTTCATGCTTTATCACCTACTGACCTTATTAATGCAGCCAATAATGTAACCTTGTCAAAGAATTTCCAATCTGATAtgcaaaatttttctaagGCTAACAAACCATCTGTAGGAGCTAATAATACTGCAAAGTCTAGAACTCAATCCATATCTTTCGACAATACGCCCTCCTCGACTTCATTCATCCCCTCGACCAATAGCGTCTCTGATAAATTATctgatttcaaaattgaagaaaccTCAAAGGAGGACCTAATCGGTAAAACCACTTCCGTTAAAAACGAAAGTAGTCCTACGACATATGCAGCAGCTTATCCATATGGAGGACCTTTGCTTCAACCAAATCCTATTATGCCAGGCCACCCACATAATATATCCTCACCTATTTATGGAATAAGATCACCCTTCCCTAATTATGAAATAGGCGCGCAACTCCAACCATTTTCCCCAATTTTAAATCATGCAAGTCATTCACTAAATGGAAACTCTCCAATTCCTTTAACTCACTCTCCAATTCATCTTGGTCCAGGTTTAAATCCTAATCCACACTCAGTGGGCTTTACAGATATTAAAGATGATAGCGGCAAGCCCACTACCGATAACGACAAGATCGGTTCAAATGTGAGAATGGATTCGATAAACCCTAATATGGGTCCATCAATACAGCCGTTCCACATATTACCTCCTCAACAGAACACACCACCTCCCCCCCCTTGGTTATATGGCACTCCACCTCCTTTTAACACAATGATTCCACCTCATTTATTGACTCAGAATCATCTATCATTAATGAATAATGCCGGTAATAAGCACCATAGCCGTAATAATATGCCAAATCACAATAACAACGATAATGGTGGTAATTTTAATTACTACAATAAAGATACAAATCGTTCTAACGTTGGTAAGATGAAAAACATGAAAAGCGGTTATACCGGCTATTAtggtaacaataataacaacagtaacaacaataatagtaataacaataaaaataatagtatTAATAATAGTGGTGCCAACAGTAACAATATGGAAAAGCAGCGCAAAATTGACGACTCTTCCAGATTTGCGGACGCTGCCTTAGACCAATATATTGGGAATATTCATTCGTTGTGTAAAGACCAACACGGTTGCCGTTTCTTGCAAAAGCAATTGGATATTCTTGGTGGTAAAGCAGCAGATgctatttttgaagaaaccAAGGATTTTACTGTTGAACTAATGACTGATTCATTTGGTAATTATTTGATCCAAAGGTTATTGGAAGAAGTTACTACAGAACAAAGAATTGTACttacaaaaatatcttcTCCCCATTTTGTCGAAATATCTTTGAATCCTCATGGCACTAGAGCACTacaaaaattgattgaATGTATTAAAACAGATGAAGAAGCGCAGATTATTGTTGAGTCCCTACGCCCTTATACTGTTCAATTAAGTAAAGATTTAAATGGTAACCATgttattcaaaaatgtttGCAAAAATTAAAACCTCAGAACTTCCAGTTTATCTTTGATGCTATTTCTGATAGCTGTATTGATATTGCTACACATAGACATGGGTGTTGTGTCTTGCAACGTTGCTTGGATCATGGGACCAGAGAGCAATGCGATATTTTGTGTGATAAATTGCTAGCCCTTGTTGATAAGTTAACTTTAGATCCGTTTGGTAATTATGTGGTTCAATATATAATTACTAAAGAGTCtgagaaaaacaaatacGATTACACTCATAAAATCGTTCACCTTTTGAAGCCGAAAGCTATTGAACTCTCCATCCATAAATTTGGATCGAATGtgatagaaaaaattttgaagaccCCTATTGTTTCAGAACCAATGATTCTGGAAATCTTAAATAATGGTGGTGAGGCAGGTATTCAATCATTATTGAATGACAGTTATGGTAATTACGTTTTACAAACAGCATTAGACATATCCCACAAGCAAAATGACTATCTCTATAAAAGATTATCGGAGATTGTGGCGCCTTTATTAGTAGGACCCATAAGAAATACACCGCATGGTAAAAGAATCATCGGAATGCTACATTTGGATTCATAA
- the PDR1 gene encoding drug-responsive transcription factor PDR1 (similar to Saccharomyces cerevisiae PDR3 (YBL005W) and PDR1 (YGL013C); ancestral locus Anc_4.113), with product MTSKNGVHIEAGPDTESSADSYNFTIGLSGKVRKPRSKVSKACDNCRKRKIKCNGKFPCASCEIYSCECTFTTRQGGNRIKNLQKANLEGTIVQGKEETDSSSTPLPKPQPYASRPYATEQPAKFSDNFNLDGRNSADNNGSDGRNDDDVNRNGFYEDDSDSQATLTSLQNTLKNLKEMAHLGTHITSAIESVESQMNDLIKRWEPKVRVKDFATTKFYPNKSIETQLMKNKYCDVVHLTRYAAWSNNKKDQDTSSQPLIDEIFGLYSPFQFLSLQGIGKCFQNYRSKSKCEIFPRTAKETIYIMLRFFDVCFHHINQGCVSIANPLENYLQKMNLLPSTPSSISSAGSPNTAHTKSHVALVINHLPQPFVKRITGISNAELLSEMNNDTSMFGILLKMLHQHKNSYQNFLMEITSNPPVPKNTHSKDVLEELIHYCQAGEALIALCYSYYNSTLYNYVDFTCDITHLEQLLYFLDLLFWLSEVYGFEKVLNVAVHFVSRVGLSRWEFYVGLDETFAERRRNLWWKAFYFEKTLASKMGYPSNIDDSKINCLLPKDFRDVGFLDNRDFIENVHLVHRNEAFDNMSISSLKDYGELAVLQIVSHFSSSVLFNEKFTSIRNTSKPSIVREKLLFEVLEIFNETEMKYDAIKKQTGKLFDIAFSKDTSKLNVSREDKIIASRFVLFYEHHFCRMVNESDNIVARLCVHRRPSILIENLQIYLYKIYKSWTDMNTILLDFDNDYFVYRSFTHYSISCIILVTQAFSVAEFINVNDVLDMIKVFKRFLDIKIFSENETNEHVSNSQSFKDYTRAFSFLTIVTRIMLLAYGESSSTNLDVLSKYVEENAPDLKGIIELVLDTNSCAYRFLLEPVQKSGFHLTVSQMLKRRQFQVPSMSNEDKEQIRHKTQENINVGNSSSKIGPPTCLLNGIESPRLRYHGRSAPSPMRNPSLPEFAQLPSFRSLSVSDMINPDYTQSTGVQNSTQIQANKLPQSITGQQQIPTPIQVPFMNNDDMGNDDNNNNNNINNNNNNNNNNSNNFSATSFNLGTLDEFVNNGDLEDLYSILWSDVYPDN from the coding sequence ATGACTTCCAAGAATGGTGTCCATATTGAAGCAGGCCCGGACACAGAATCTTCTGCAGATTCATACAATTTTACTATTGGTCTAAGCGGTAAAGTCCGTAAACCAAGGTCGAAAGTAAGTAAAGCATGCGATAATTgcaggaaaagaaagataaagTGCAATGGAAAGTTTCCCTGTGCAAGCTGTGAAATATACTCATGCGAATGTACATTCACGACTAGACAAGGTGGTAATCGAATAAAAAATCTCCAAAAGGCTAATTTGGAAGGCACAATCGTGCAAGGTAAGGAGGAGACTGATTCTAGTTCTACTCCTCTTCCCAAGCCTCAACCATATGCAAGCAGACCATACGCAACGGAACAACCAGCGAAATTTTCCGACAACTTTAACTTGGATGGCCGTAATAGTGCCGATAATAACGGTAGTGATGGGAGGAATGACGACGATGTGAATAGGAATGGGTTTTACGAAGATGATAGCGACTCGCAGGCCACTTTGACGTCTTTACAAaatactttgaaaaatttaaaggAGATGGCTCATTTAGGTACCCACATAACATCAGCAATCGAGAGCGTTGAGTCTCAGATGAACGACCTGATTAAACGCTGGGAACCCAAAGTAAGGGTAAAAGATTTTGCGACGACCAAATTTTACCCTAATAAATCAATAGAGACTCagttaatgaaaaataagtACTGTGACGTGGTACATTTAACAAGATATGCTGCTTGGtccaataataaaaaggaCCAAGATACTTCTAGCCAACCTCTGATCGATGAAATCTTCGGTTTATATTctccttttcaatttttgtcGCTTCAAGGTATTGGTAAATGTTTCCAAAATTACAGATCCAAATCTAAATGCGAAATTTTCCCCAGAACTGCTAAAGAAACTATATATATCATGTTAAGGTTTTTCGACGTTTGTTTTCATCATATAAACCAAGGTTGTGTCTCCATCGCTAATCCCTTGGAAAATTACctacaaaaaatgaatctCTTACCTTCAACACCTTCTTCCATATCCTCTGCAGGAAGCCCAAATACAGCGCACACAAAGTCGCATGTAGCATTGGTGATAAATCATTTACCTCAGCCCTTTGTGAAGAGAATAACCGGAATAAGTAATGCTGAATTGCTAAGTGAAATGAATAATGATACCAGCATGTTTGGcattttattgaaaatgctGCACCAGCATAAGAATTCATATCAGAACTTCTTGATGGAAATAACGTCCAACCCCCCTGTGCCTAAGAACACGCATTCAAAGGATGTTTTGGAGGAGCTTATCCATTATTGTCAGGCTGGGGAGGCGCTCATTGCCTTATGCTACAGCTACTATAATTCAACATTATACAATTATGTGGACTTCACATGCGACATAACGCATTTAGAACAACTTCTATACTTTTTGGATTTGCTATTTTGGCTATCGGAGGTATACGGGTTTGAAAAAGTCTTGAATGTAGCTGTTCATTTTGTTTCCAGAGTTGGTTTGTCAAGGTGGGAATTTTATGTGGGTCTTGATGAAACTTTTGCTGaaaggagaagaaatttATGGTGGAAAGCTTTTTATTTCGAAAAAACTTTGGCATCTAAAATGGGCTATCCTTCGAATATTGATGACTCCAAAATTAATTGTTTATTGCCTAAGGATTTTCGAGATGTTGGGTTTTTGGATAACAGAGATTTTATCGAGAACGTTCACCTGGTTCATAGAAACGAGGCTTTTGACAACATGTCCATATCCAGCTTAAAAGACTATGGGGAATTAGCTGTTTTACAAATTGTCAGCCACTTCTCATCATCTGTTTtattcaatgaaaaattcacaTCAATTAGAAATACATCAAAACCATCTATAGTTAGAGAAAAACTACTCTTTGAAGTGCTTGAGATTTTTAATGAAACAGAAATGAAATATGACGCTATCAAAAAGCAAACAGGAAAACTCTTTGATATTGCATTTTCCAAAGATACTTCTAAACTCAACGTGTCAAGAGAGGACAAAATCATCGCTTCAAGATTTGTTTTATTCTACGAACACCATTTTTGCAGAATGGTCAATGAATCCGATAATATTGTGGCAAGATTATGTGTTCACCGAAGGCCTTCGATATTAATTGAGAACTTGCAAATATACCTTTATAAAATTTACAAATCATGGACCGATATGAACACGATTTTACTAGATTTTGACAATGATTATTTTGTGTACCGTTCATTTACCCATTATTCTATCAGTTGTATCATTTTAGTAACACAGGCATTCTCAGTAGCAGAATTCATTAACGTCAATGATGTTTTGGATATGATTAAAGTCTTTAAAAGGTTTTTAGAcattaaaattttctcaGAAAACGAAACCAATGAACATGTCTCCAACAGTCAAAGCTTCAAAGACTATACCAGGGCCTTCTCCTTCCTGACGATTGTGACTCGTATCATGCTTTTGGCGTACGGAGAGTCATCCAGTACTAATCTGGATGTTCTCTCTAAAtatgttgaagaaaacgcCCCAGACTTGAAAGGAATAATTGAACTTGTTCTGGATACAAATTCTTGTGCCTATAGGTTTTTATTAGAACCTGTTCAGAAGTCTGGATTCCATTTGACGGTCTCACAAATGTTGAAGAGAAGACAGTTTCAGGTACCGTCAATGTCCAATGAAGATAAGGAACAAATAAGACATAAAACGCAGGAAAATATAAATGTTGGTAATTCAAGTTCAAAGATTGGCCCTCCAACTTGTTTATTAAATGGTATTGAATCGCCGCGATTGCGATATCATGGTCGGTCAGCACCTTCACCAATGAGAAACCCATCATTACCAGAATTTGCGCAACTGCCTTCATTTAGGTCATTGTCCGTGTCAGATATGATCAATCCCGATTACACACAGTCAACCGGCGTTCAAAATAGTACACAAATTCAAGCTAATAAATTACCCCAATCAATCACTGGTCAACAGCAAATACCAACTCCGATACAAGTACCATTTATGAATAACGACGACATGGGTAACGAcgacaacaacaacaataataatattaataataataataataacaataataataacagtaaTAATTTTTCTGCCACAAGCTTCAATTTGGGAACACTAGATGAGTTTGTTAATAACGGTGATCTTGAAGATCTGTACAGTATCCTATGGAGTGACGTTTATCCAGACAATTAA
- the BIL2 gene encoding Bil2p (similar to Saccharomyces cerevisiae YGL015C): protein MKNVTRPLYYSNTETRPLSLPETTNNLKSSLKKFSQKAKTSPIPISRERIHHFRKWKNKKESLPDVNFLRSENFAQNRALPVDLFFSSRNQDMYWNQDQFQLEVEILEYLSLNTDNEYSISNN from the coding sequence ATGAAGAACGTGACACGACCattatattattcaaatacTGAGACCAGACCTTTGAGCCTGCCTGAGACAACAAATAATTTAAAAAGCTCgttgaaaaagttttcacAAAAGGCAAAAACATCACCAATACCAATTTCAAGGGAAAGGATCCATCATTTTAGAAAatggaagaacaaaaaagaatcacTTCCAGATGTGAACTTTTTACGTTCTGAAAACTTTGCGCAGAATAGAGCGCTGCCTGTGGAtttattcttctcttctaGAAACCAGGATATGTACTGGAATCAAGATCAGTTCCAATTGGAGGTAGAAATTTTGGAGTATCTGTCACTAAACACTGATAATGAATATAGTATTTCTAATAATTAG